The genomic region CTGTCCGCGGCGGAAGACCTTAAAACCGACGGGATAAGCGACGAGCGCATAAAGCTAGCCGTTACAAAGGCCCTGGACGAGCTGGACGCGGGTGATGCAGAAGGGCTTCTCTAGCCCATTCAACCTTGAGAATAGAAAAGGAGTTATTATGGGTAAGGTCGCCTGGGGGTTGGATTTGGCGGGGCTTTCAAGTACGAAACAAGGCTTGGCAAGGGCAGAAAATGTAGATGAGAAAACAATAAATGTTACGATATATGATAAACATATATTTAAAAGAAGATTACAGGTGTGGATGGAAACATTGAAATTACTGATTATAGAATTGCTAATCGCATAGAATGCCTAAAGAATATTACGCCTCTTTTTGTTGATGTACCAATAGATAATACATATTTCAATGATGCATATAATAATCCTGGTTATATATGGCAATTAAACTTAAGGCCAGTTGATAGAGCCTATAATGGTCAAAGACCTTTAGGTTCATTGATGGGTGGATATGTTCAACAGTTTAAATATATGTATAATAAATCTGAATTAACGCTAGGTGAAAACTTGTATGAAACATATCCTGCGGCAAGTTTAATTGAACTTGGTATAAATGCAAAATATAAGAAAACGATATCAGTATATAAGGAAAATAAATGGACAACATCTATCGGTGGGATATGTGATAAATTGAATATTTCTCCAATAGATAATACTGAATTGAAAATTAATGATGATGAAATTGATGCAGTCCTTTGTGCTCTTTGTGGTGTTGTAGATGATAAATATATATTGAAAGGTAACGATCTTGAAAAACATATAAATTCTAGAATCAATAATAGTAAAAGGTATAAAGCCCCTAAAGGTTATGTTCTTCTACAATTAGCAGAGAAAAAAGAATGGCCATACACTATCGAGATAGAAACAGTTGATGACTCACCTCTTGATGACTGCAAAGACACCTAGGAGGCACATTGGCTCAGAACCTGCAAGAGATCGCCCTGGGGATGATCGAGACCAAGGGCCTGGTCGGCGCCGTCGAGGCCGCCGACGCCATGGTCAAAGCGGCCAACGTCCGGCTGATCGGCAAGGAGAAGGTCGGCGGCGGCTACGTCACCGTGATGGTCCGCGGCGAGGTCGGCGCGGTCAAGGCGGCCACGGACGCCGGGGCCGCCGCGGCCGGCCGCGTCGGCGAACTGGTCAGCGTCCACGTCATCCCGCGGCCCCACGACAACGTGGAGATGCTGCTGCCCAACGACTAGCCTAGAGCGCTGGACGGGGACGCTAGATGAGCCAGAGGGAGGATATCGCCCGCCGCGTCGAGGACGCGGTGCGGGCGGAGCTGGCGCGCCGGGAGGCCGGGGCGCTGGGTGAGACGCGCCCCGCGGCTGCCGAGACCAGCGAGGTTGCCGAGCCCTACCCCAAGGGCCCGGCGCCGCCGACGCCGCCGAAGGCTGACGTCGACCCCCGGCGGATCCCGGTGGGGGTCAGCGGCCGCCACCTGCACATCAGCGCGGCGGACCTCGAGCGCCTGCTGGGACCGGGCGCCGCCCTGAGCGAGCTGCGTTTGTTGAGGCAGCCGGGTCAGTTCGCCGCCGCCGAGGTGCTGCGCCTGGTGGGCCGCAAGGAGGTACTCACCCTGAGGATCCTGGGCCCGGAGCGCGAGCGGACGACCCTCGAGCTGGCGGTCAGCGACCTGGCCCGGCTGGGCAACGACTACGAGCTACGCCCCGGCGGGGCCGTGGTCTTTAAGGAAGCGCCCCTGCTGCTCGGGCCGGCGGGGGAGCTGCGCCTGTCGGACGAAGTGACCGTCGCCGACCGGCACCTGCACTGCGCCCCGGCCGAGGCGGCGGCCCTGGGCCTCTCCGACGGTCAGCGCATCAGCCTCGTCGCCGACGGCTGGCGCGGGGCGCGCTTCGACCAGGTGCGGGTGCGCGTCGACGAGAACTACCGCCTCGAGCTGCACCTGGACACCGACGAGGGCAACGCCGCGAATCTGCGGACGGGGAACACCGTCCGCCTGGCCGCCGTCGCCCCGCCGCCGCTCAGCGACACGGTGACGGCCGAACGAAAGCCCCGGAGCGTCGATGTCGGCCTGATCTCATCGGGGGGTCGTGAACCCCGGGTCCTCGGCGGCAGCGCCGGGGTCAAACCTTTGGGGCTGGTGACGGAGAACGACGTCCGCGCCGCCGCCCGGGCCGGTCTGGTCGAGCTGCCGGTCACGCCGCGGGCCATCGTCACCCCGGCGGCCCGGGACGCCCTGCGTGATCTGGGCCTGCGCCTGGTCACCCGCAGGTGAGCCATGCCTGACGCCCCCAGCGCCGACACGATCAGGGAACGCTGCCGCGCCGCCGGCCTAGTGGGCTGCGGCGGCGGTGGTTTTCCCACCCACCTCAAGCTGGCCCGGCCCGCCGCGACGCTGATCGCCAACGCCGCCGAGTGCGAGCCCCTGCTGGCCAAGGACTCCTTCCTCTGCCGGGACCGCGCTGAGGCCATCATCCGCGGTCTGGAGCTGGCCGCGAGGGCCGTCGGCGCCCGGCGTCGGGTCGTCGCCGCCAAGGCCAAGCGCCGCGGAGTCATCCAGGCCCTGCGGGAAGCCGCCGCGGATACCGTCGAGTTCTTCGAGCTGCCCGACGCCTACCCCGTCGGCGACGAGGTGGTCCTCGTCGAGCTGCTCACGGGGCGTCGGGTTCCGCGCTTCGGCCTGCCCGGCGACGTCGGCGCCCTGGTGCTCAACGTCGAGACCCTGGCGGCCCTGGCCGCCGCCGTCGACGATGAAGAACCGCTGACCGAGAAAACCGTCTGCGTCGTCGGCGCCGTCGAGCGGCCCCTGGTGACCCGCACGCCCCTGGGCTGTTCGGCGGCGAAGCTGCTGGAAACCGCCGGCTGGAACGGGGCGGGAACGGTCCTCGAGGGCGGCCCGGCGATGGGCGTTCCCGTCGACCCCGTCGCGGCTCACGTTTCCAAGACGACGGCCGGTTACACCGTCCTGCCGCCGGGGAGCCCGATCACCGCCCACCTCGAACTGGACCCGGGCCTCAACCGCCGCCGGGCGCTGTCGGCCTGCACCCAATGCCGCTACTGCACCGACCACTGCCCGCGCTGGCTGGCCGGCCAGCACATCCGCCCCCACCGCTGGATGCGCGCCCTGTGCCTCAACCTGGGCCTGGAGGCCCTGGCACCGGAGATGTGGGCCTGCTCGGGCTGCGGCGTCTGCGAGCTCTACGCCTGCCCCGAGGGGCTCTCGCCCCGGCGGGCGGCCCTCGAACTCCGTCGGCGCTACCCCGGACCCGCTCACTCGCCCCGTGAGCCCGCCCCGCGGGAGCCCTCGACGGGACGACGACCGCCGACGACGGCCCTGCTGCGCCGCCTGGGCCTGAGCGATCACCAGCGCCCCGTCGACTACGTCGCGGCCCCGGCCGTCGGCGAACTTTACCTGGCCCTGCTACAGGGCGTCGGCTATCCGGCGCGGTCCGTCGTCGACGAAGGTCGACCCGTGGAGACCGGTCAGCTGCTGGCCGAACCGACGGCGTCCCTGGCGGTGCCGCTCCATGCCCCCGCCGCCGGAACCGTCTCCGGGATCACAGAAACCCACCTGACCCTCGAGGTGCGCCGATGACCACGGCCGTCGGGCTGCTGGAGCTCTACAGCGTGGCGC from Candidatus Coatesbacteria bacterium harbors:
- a CDS encoding BMC domain-containing protein, with amino-acid sequence MQEIALGMIETKGLVGAVEAADAMVKAANVRLIGKEKVGGGYVTVMVRGEVGAVKAATDAGAAAAGRVGELVSVHVIPRPHDNVEMLLPND